One window of the Chitinophaga niabensis genome contains the following:
- a CDS encoding TonB-dependent receptor, with the protein MGIRKLLYLCLLLLGVNTAFAQVTTSGITGTVKDATTGEILIGATVKAVHTPTGSVYGTTTQESGRYNIPNMRVGGPYTITVTYVSYKEEKIENINLPLGQTLRQDFSLQTAATGLQEVVISGRQDNTFNPSRTGAATFINRDQLNKLPTLSRGISDFTRLTPQSGKSLNFAGRNGLYNSFTVDGSLFSNAFGITDLPGGGANAQPISLDAIDQLQVNLAPYDVKLSGFTGAGINAVTKGGTNEISGSVYTFIRSNSLTGGKVKGQSVTKDDFNQTQVGFRIGGPIIKNKLFFFINGEMERQDAPASTLVANTGTPTTDPRTLPPGVSLVNKTDLETVGNILRTKYNYDPGAYQGFSYPQNNDKITVRLDWNINEKNKFTFRYSYLNAYQDKAPSASNSNSGRGQSTTSIYFENMKYRQYNKINSFVAELNSSLSNKMSNNLSVTYSAFRDKREIFGKPFPVVDIELNGSNYISFGSEPFSGLNVLNQDLFQITDNFNYYAGKHTLLFGVSGEYFKFSNGFAQFLYGQYRYASLQSFVDATNGVAGANPSLYQLTYSAVKGNPTPTADLNTAQFSAYVQDEFQVADNFRLTYGVRLDVPFYPSTLQSNPLVNAMTFRDGEKLDVGKLPKAQLLWSPRIGFNWDVMNNQKLQIRGGTGLFTGRIPFVWAVNQAGQNGLLFGNEFRNNPTDRPFTDNPNAYIPANPSLPPTYAINVIDGDFKYPQVWRSNLAADVRLPGDIVATVEGIYTKDLNAVFHRDANLVAPTGTLPGPDKRPTFPGGNANRINSSITNAIVLDNVSKGYSYTLSAQLSKQFDFGLGAMVAYAYTDAKDVTSSPGSQANSAYAGNQIVNDPNIPVLSYTNFLVKHRVVGTVTYSVKYAKFLGTTLAVIYEGAPYNDGFQNSRVSYTYGGSVNRDNSTSNDLMYVPRDASEIILIPNQTRPNTAPDTRTPAQIWDDLNTFINNSKYLSSRRGQYVERNGADIPWANRFDVKLTQDLDFAKLAPKSKSKLQLTLDIINFGNLLNSDWGVTQTANTSSPLAFRDFNGPGGQPRFSFAKVDAPFRTNPAVASRWQMQVGLRYIFN; encoded by the coding sequence ATGGGAATTAGAAAACTACTCTATCTATGTCTATTATTATTAGGTGTTAATACCGCCTTTGCACAGGTAACTACTTCTGGTATAACAGGAACTGTTAAAGACGCAACCACTGGTGAAATACTGATCGGTGCAACAGTGAAAGCTGTTCACACCCCTACCGGCTCAGTTTATGGCACCACCACACAGGAAAGTGGCCGTTATAACATTCCCAATATGCGTGTAGGCGGTCCCTATACCATCACGGTAACCTATGTCAGCTACAAAGAAGAAAAGATTGAAAACATAAACCTTCCGCTGGGCCAGACCCTCCGGCAGGATTTCAGCCTGCAAACTGCCGCTACCGGCCTGCAGGAGGTGGTGATCAGCGGCCGCCAGGATAATACCTTCAACCCTTCCAGAACAGGTGCTGCCACCTTTATTAACAGAGACCAGCTGAATAAGCTCCCTACGCTGAGCCGCGGTATTTCCGACTTTACAAGGTTAACCCCTCAGTCCGGAAAGAGCCTCAACTTTGCCGGCCGTAATGGTTTATATAACAGCTTCACAGTGGATGGTTCTCTCTTCAGTAATGCTTTTGGTATCACTGACTTACCCGGAGGAGGCGCTAACGCACAACCTATCAGCCTGGACGCTATTGATCAGTTGCAGGTTAACCTGGCCCCTTATGATGTAAAACTGAGTGGATTCACCGGTGCCGGTATCAATGCCGTTACCAAAGGTGGAACAAATGAAATATCAGGGTCTGTTTACACCTTTATCCGCAGCAATTCCTTAACAGGAGGAAAAGTAAAAGGGCAAAGCGTTACGAAAGACGATTTTAACCAAACACAGGTAGGTTTCCGTATCGGCGGGCCGATCATCAAAAACAAACTGTTCTTCTTCATCAACGGTGAAATGGAAAGGCAGGATGCTCCGGCCAGTACACTGGTAGCCAATACAGGTACGCCAACTACAGATCCAAGAACATTACCTCCCGGCGTTTCCCTGGTGAATAAAACAGACCTTGAAACCGTAGGAAATATCCTGAGGACCAAATACAATTATGATCCGGGTGCTTACCAGGGTTTTTCTTATCCGCAAAACAACGACAAGATCACGGTACGTCTGGACTGGAACATTAACGAAAAGAATAAATTCACTTTCCGTTATTCTTATCTGAATGCATATCAGGATAAAGCACCCAGCGCCTCCAACTCCAACTCAGGCCGCGGGCAGAGCACTACCTCCATCTATTTCGAGAACATGAAATACCGCCAGTACAATAAGATCAATTCTTTTGTGGCGGAGTTGAACAGTTCGCTTTCCAATAAAATGTCCAATAACCTGTCTGTTACCTACAGTGCCTTCAGGGATAAAAGGGAAATATTCGGAAAACCATTCCCTGTTGTGGATATTGAACTGAATGGTTCCAACTACATCTCTTTTGGTTCTGAGCCTTTCAGCGGATTGAACGTACTTAACCAGGACCTGTTCCAGATCACTGATAATTTCAACTATTATGCCGGCAAACACACCCTTCTTTTTGGTGTAAGCGGTGAATACTTCAAATTTTCAAATGGGTTTGCTCAATTCCTGTATGGACAATATCGTTACGCTTCCCTTCAAAGTTTTGTTGATGCAACCAATGGTGTAGCCGGTGCTAACCCATCACTCTACCAGCTTACTTATTCTGCCGTGAAAGGTAATCCAACCCCCACCGCAGACTTGAATACAGCACAGTTCTCCGCATATGTACAGGATGAGTTCCAGGTGGCAGATAACTTCCGCCTCACATATGGTGTAAGACTGGATGTACCTTTCTATCCTTCCACCCTGCAAAGCAATCCGCTCGTGAACGCTATGACATTCCGGGATGGTGAGAAACTGGATGTGGGTAAATTACCGAAAGCACAATTGCTGTGGTCTCCCCGTATTGGTTTCAACTGGGATGTAATGAATAACCAGAAGTTACAGATCCGTGGTGGAACCGGTCTTTTCACCGGCCGGATACCTTTTGTATGGGCAGTGAACCAGGCAGGCCAGAATGGATTGCTGTTTGGTAATGAATTCCGCAACAACCCAACAGACAGGCCTTTTACAGATAACCCGAATGCCTATATCCCGGCTAACCCTTCCCTGCCACCTACTTATGCTATCAACGTGATAGACGGTGACTTCAAATATCCACAGGTTTGGCGCTCCAACCTGGCAGCGGATGTGCGTTTACCAGGTGATATCGTGGCTACCGTAGAAGGTATCTATACAAAAGATCTGAATGCAGTGTTCCACAGGGATGCGAATCTCGTTGCGCCAACCGGCACTTTACCTGGCCCCGATAAACGCCCTACATTCCCCGGTGGTAATGCCAACAGGATCAATTCATCCATTACCAATGCCATTGTACTGGATAACGTATCCAAAGGTTATTCCTACACCTTATCCGCTCAATTGTCAAAACAATTTGATTTCGGTTTAGGTGCCATGGTAGCTTATGCCTATACAGATGCAAAGGATGTTACATCCAGCCCCGGATCACAGGCAAACAGTGCCTATGCAGGGAACCAGATTGTAAATGATCCTAACATCCCCGTATTGTCTTACACCAACTTCCTGGTTAAACACCGCGTGGTGGGTACTGTAACTTACAGTGTGAAATATGCAAAATTCCTGGGTACCACACTTGCGGTGATCTATGAAGGCGCTCCTTATAATGATGGCTTCCAGAATTCACGCGTAAGTTATACGTACGGTGGTTCTGTTAACAGGGACAACAGCACTTCCAATGACCTGATGTATGTGCCAAGGGATGCTTCCGAGATTATCCTTATCCCGAATCAGACAAGGCCTAACACAGCTCCTGATACCCGTACTCCGGCGCAGATCTGGGACGACCTGAATACTTTCATCAATAACAGCAAATACCTGAGCAGCAGAAGAGGCCAATATGTAGAAAGGAACGGCGCAGACATCCCATGGGCTAACCGCTTTGATGTGAAACTGACGCAGGACCTGGATTTTGCAAAACTGGCACCTAAATCAAAAAGCAAACTGCAGCTTACCCTTGATATCATCAACTTCGGTAACCTGCTGAACAGCGATTGGGGTGTTACACAAACTGCAAATACTTCCAGCCCGCTAGCATTCCGTGACTTCAATGGTCCCGGTGGCCAGCCCCGCTTCTCTTTTGCGAAAGTAGATGCTCCTTTCAGAACAAACCCTGCCGTTGCTTCAAGATGGCAAATGCAGGTAGGTCTCCGTTATATCTTCAACTAA
- a CDS encoding alpha/beta hydrolase: MLPRKESFGQFSLYLQREVTFDCYLPANTRETPHLLLLNDGQDLAEIGFPAMLEQLQDTIHPSLWVVAVHAGPQRLQEYGTAKHVDYQGRGCKAGLYTRFILKELLPFLQQRYHQSFPDKTFGGFSMGGLSALDIVWNNPAQFHKAGVFSGSLWWRSSNEDTNHRIMHRQVKEGRFHPDLRFFFEAGTEDEKSDRNINGKIDAVDDTEDLVAILEEKGYEKGKHIQYTLVEGGKHDLHTWAGVMPGFLEWVVNT, encoded by the coding sequence ATGCTTCCCAGGAAAGAATCTTTTGGACAATTCTCACTTTACCTGCAAAGGGAAGTGACCTTCGATTGCTATCTGCCCGCCAATACCCGCGAAACGCCTCACCTGTTATTGCTGAACGACGGGCAGGACCTGGCGGAGATAGGTTTTCCCGCAATGCTGGAACAATTGCAGGATACCATTCACCCTTCATTATGGGTAGTGGCTGTGCACGCAGGCCCGCAACGGCTGCAGGAATACGGTACGGCAAAACATGTGGATTACCAGGGCCGTGGCTGCAAAGCAGGGCTGTATACACGTTTTATCCTGAAGGAATTATTGCCTTTCCTGCAGCAGCGTTATCATCAAAGCTTTCCCGATAAAACCTTTGGCGGTTTTTCCATGGGAGGCTTGTCTGCACTGGACATTGTGTGGAATAATCCCGCGCAATTCCACAAGGCCGGCGTATTCTCCGGTTCGTTATGGTGGCGTTCTTCCAATGAGGATACCAATCACCGCATTATGCACCGCCAGGTGAAAGAAGGACGTTTTCATCCTGACCTGCGTTTCTTTTTTGAAGCAGGTACGGAGGATGAAAAGTCAGACAGGAATATTAACGGGAAGATAGACGCGGTGGATGATACAGAAGACCTGGTGGCGATCCTGGAAGAGAAAGGGTATGAGAAAGGAAAACATATTCAATATACACTTGTGGAAGGTGGTAAACATGATCTGCATACCTGGGCTGGTGTAATGCCGGGATTCCTGGAATGGGTAGTGAATACCTGA
- a CDS encoding DUF695 domain-containing protein: MNLAKLTHILLLLTISENAAAQVEDHWESYIAAYEKGAGITLVNMSLKEKAPVKEQGFVLITGVTFTQCKDGLPSPEIQETLQSIDDALVRQVSFLGKTTFAGNWTHNCERLNYFYLQDSMDVRFSLQTFYKDNFPDFKYYINIRHDPEWQGYLQFLYPNEIILEQLNVSKVLHQLAEGGDKKEKERPVDYSFFFADRKNRSTFIEEMKKEGFRVTDEPKKAISKEGTGLVTISKNALPDASTISGMIIYLRKKAAALGGEYKGWETVPVKN; this comes from the coding sequence ATGAATTTAGCTAAACTGACACATATCCTGTTGCTTTTAACCATCTCTGAAAACGCAGCAGCCCAGGTTGAAGATCATTGGGAATCTTATATAGCAGCCTACGAAAAGGGTGCCGGCATCACTTTGGTGAATATGAGCCTGAAAGAAAAAGCGCCGGTGAAAGAGCAGGGATTTGTGCTGATCACAGGGGTAACTTTCACCCAATGCAAAGACGGCCTTCCTTCCCCCGAAATCCAGGAAACGCTCCAATCTATCGATGATGCGCTGGTACGCCAGGTAAGCTTCCTGGGAAAAACCACCTTTGCCGGTAACTGGACGCATAACTGCGAACGCCTGAACTATTTCTACCTGCAGGATTCCATGGATGTACGGTTTTCGCTGCAGACCTTTTACAAAGACAATTTCCCGGATTTCAAATACTATATCAATATCCGCCATGATCCTGAATGGCAGGGTTACCTGCAGTTCCTCTATCCTAATGAGATCATCCTGGAACAGCTCAATGTATCCAAAGTACTGCATCAGTTAGCCGAAGGGGGAGACAAAAAGGAAAAAGAAAGACCAGTGGATTACAGCTTCTTTTTCGCCGACAGAAAGAACCGAAGCACTTTTATTGAAGAGATGAAGAAAGAAGGATTCCGGGTCACAGACGAGCCTAAAAAAGCCATTAGCAAAGAAGGTACCGGCCTGGTGACCATTTCCAAAAATGCCCTGCCGGATGCATCCACCATCAGCGGTATGATCATATACCTCCGTAAAAAGGCCGCTGCACTAGGTGGCGAATATAAAGGATGGGAAACCGTCCCCGTCAAAAACTAA
- a CDS encoding esterase family protein: MTENYHKWHSEHIDRDFEMLVFGDSGYPLILFPTSMGRYYESKDRGLIDSVAWYVNNGHVKIYCPDGIDTQSWYNKQISPAERALNHMCYDAVILNEVIPRAIAETGHKRVAIAGCSFGGYHAANFAFRHPELVSYLFSMSGLFDISSRIDGYYDDNVYYNNPMDFMPDNKHPDLWRMGIVLGAAERDVTLSQNEQFSGILSNKQIQHWLDIRPNTLHDWPVWREMLPHYLSFLKP, encoded by the coding sequence TTGACTGAAAACTATCATAAATGGCACTCTGAACATATTGACCGGGATTTCGAAATGCTGGTCTTCGGGGATAGCGGTTACCCGCTCATCCTCTTCCCCACTTCTATGGGCCGTTACTACGAAAGCAAAGACCGTGGCCTGATAGACTCTGTAGCCTGGTACGTCAATAACGGGCATGTGAAGATCTATTGTCCGGATGGCATTGATACCCAGAGCTGGTACAATAAACAGATCAGTCCTGCGGAAAGAGCACTGAACCATATGTGTTATGATGCCGTTATATTGAATGAAGTGATCCCCCGTGCCATAGCAGAAACCGGCCACAAGCGGGTAGCGATAGCAGGCTGCAGTTTCGGGGGGTATCACGCCGCCAATTTTGCGTTCAGGCATCCGGAGTTAGTGTCCTACCTGTTCTCCATGAGTGGTTTGTTTGACATCAGTTCCAGGATAGACGGGTATTACGATGATAATGTGTATTACAATAACCCCATGGACTTCATGCCGGATAATAAACATCCCGACCTCTGGAGGATGGGTATTGTGCTGGGCGCTGCGGAAAGGGATGTGACCCTCTCCCAGAACGAACAGTTCTCCGGCATCCTGTCCAACAAACAGATACAGCACTGGCTGGACATCAGACCCAATACCCTGCACGACTGGCCGGTATGGAGAGAGATGCTGCCACATTATTTGTCGTTCTTAAAGCCATGA
- a CDS encoding ATP-grasp domain-containing protein, translated as MMKKIGILFGQENTFPQAFVDRVNRHCEPGMHAEFVVIDKALQGQAGEYAVIIDRISHDVPFYRAWLKNAALDGTAVINNPFWWSADEKFFNNALALSLDIPVPKTALLPSFELPPDTNARSFRNLRYPMDWDAIFNYTGFPAYMKPFAGGGWKDVYRVADKEAFFKLHAQTGQSVMLLQEEILFEEYYRCYCIGGKHVRIMPYEPRNPPADRYKAGFQPAEKLYQAMEHYVLALNRALGYDFNTVELAVREGIPYAIDFCNPAPDADAVSVGEENFEWVVNTMAQYAVERARIQQFGKDNLTWGTYLKKSVQH; from the coding sequence ATGATGAAAAAGATTGGAATCTTGTTTGGGCAGGAGAATACTTTCCCCCAGGCTTTTGTGGACCGCGTGAACCGCCACTGCGAGCCCGGCATGCATGCGGAGTTTGTGGTGATCGATAAAGCCCTGCAGGGCCAGGCGGGAGAATATGCCGTGATCATCGACCGCATTTCCCACGATGTTCCTTTTTACCGCGCATGGCTGAAAAATGCCGCACTGGATGGAACCGCCGTTATCAACAATCCCTTCTGGTGGAGCGCAGATGAAAAGTTCTTCAACAACGCACTGGCATTAAGCCTGGATATTCCCGTTCCGAAAACCGCACTGCTTCCCTCTTTTGAACTACCACCAGATACCAATGCCCGCTCTTTCCGTAACCTCCGGTACCCAATGGACTGGGATGCCATTTTTAACTATACAGGTTTCCCCGCTTACATGAAACCCTTTGCCGGCGGCGGCTGGAAAGATGTATACCGGGTGGCGGACAAAGAAGCCTTCTTCAAACTCCACGCACAAACGGGGCAATCTGTGATGTTATTACAGGAAGAAATATTGTTTGAAGAATATTACCGCTGTTACTGCATCGGCGGTAAACACGTGCGCATCATGCCATATGAACCCCGCAACCCACCGGCAGACCGTTATAAAGCAGGCTTCCAACCTGCTGAAAAACTGTACCAGGCCATGGAACATTATGTGCTGGCATTGAACCGCGCATTGGGTTATGATTTCAATACCGTGGAACTGGCTGTACGGGAAGGTATCCCTTACGCCATAGACTTCTGCAACCCCGCCCCGGATGCAGATGCTGTATCCGTTGGTGAAGAGAACTTTGAATGGGTAGTGAACACCATGGCACAGTACGCCGTAGAAAGGGCCAGGATACAGCAATTCGGGAAAGACAATCTTACCTGGGGAACCTATCTTAAAAAATCTGTGCAACATTGA
- a CDS encoding carboxylate-amine ligase: MNFSAFTLGIEEEYMVLDPQTRELRSHEQKIVEQAQKVIKDKVKAEMHQAVVEVGTQICADIHEAREDVLLLRKTIHQIAGELGFSIGAAGTHPFSLWEKQLITDHPRYFALVNEMQDAARSNLIFGLHVHVGMESRELAIHIANSARYFLPHIFALSTNSPFWEGRNTGFKSFRTKVFDKFPRTGIPDYFASIEEYDNYIKLLVKTNCIDNAKKVWWDLRVHPFFNTVEFRICDVPLTTEETITLAALFQAVCVKIYKLRMQNLNFIIYNRALVNENKWRASRYGIDGNLIDFGKEMEVNTRALIYELLDFVDDVLNDLGSRAEVVEGTQRILAMGTGADKQLKVYEEQNGLVPVVDFIQSQFLA, translated from the coding sequence ATGAATTTTTCAGCATTTACATTAGGCATAGAAGAAGAATACATGGTGCTGGACCCACAAACCCGTGAACTCCGCTCCCATGAACAAAAGATCGTAGAGCAGGCACAGAAGGTGATCAAAGACAAAGTAAAAGCCGAAATGCACCAGGCCGTTGTGGAAGTAGGCACACAGATCTGTGCGGATATCCATGAAGCGCGGGAGGATGTGCTTCTCTTACGTAAAACCATCCACCAGATAGCCGGTGAACTGGGATTCAGTATCGGCGCCGCAGGCACTCACCCTTTCTCCCTTTGGGAAAAACAACTGATCACAGATCATCCCCGCTATTTTGCGCTGGTGAATGAAATGCAGGATGCTGCCCGTTCCAATCTCATTTTTGGTTTGCATGTGCATGTAGGGATGGAAAGCCGCGAGCTGGCCATTCACATCGCCAACAGCGCCCGGTATTTCCTGCCGCATATCTTTGCCCTCAGCACCAATTCCCCCTTCTGGGAAGGCCGCAATACCGGCTTCAAATCTTTCCGCACCAAAGTGTTCGATAAATTCCCCCGCACAGGGATCCCGGACTATTTTGCCAGCATAGAGGAATACGATAATTATATCAAACTACTGGTAAAGACCAATTGCATCGATAACGCCAAAAAAGTATGGTGGGACCTCCGGGTACATCCTTTCTTCAACACGGTGGAGTTCCGTATCTGCGATGTTCCACTCACCACAGAAGAAACCATCACCCTTGCCGCACTTTTCCAGGCGGTATGCGTGAAGATCTATAAACTGCGCATGCAGAACCTCAATTTCATCATTTACAACCGCGCACTGGTGAATGAGAACAAATGGCGCGCATCCCGTTACGGTATAGACGGTAACCTGATAGATTTCGGGAAAGAAATGGAAGTGAACACCCGCGCCCTGATCTATGAGCTGCTGGATTTTGTGGACGATGTTCTGAACGACCTGGGTTCCCGCGCTGAAGTGGTAGAGGGAACACAGCGCATCCTGGCCATGGGCACAGGAGCAGACAAACAACTAAAGGTTTACGAGGAACAAAATGGACTGGTACCGGTAGTTGATTTCATACAATCGCAGTTTCTGGCGTAA
- a CDS encoding type 1 glutamine amidotransferase, whose protein sequence is MKVAVLDLYEGVPNEGMRCIRELLIDFAEKQQIPLQVNEFEVRQQKQVPDLSYDAYISTGGPGSPVDSAGSEWERVYFNWLNSVLAWNSVPGNRKKYVFLICHSFQIVCRYFELGQVVRRKSPAFGVFPVHKTAAGLHEPYFSGLNDPFYIVDSRNWQVISPDETKLKAMGAEVLAIEKERPHVPLERAIMAIRFNEYMTGTQFHPEADAVGMRKYLMSPAKKKRVTEEHGAEKYHNMLELLMEPDKILLTHDTLLPDFLQDALQHLYTKTIS, encoded by the coding sequence ATGAAAGTAGCCGTATTAGACCTGTACGAGGGCGTACCCAATGAAGGTATGCGCTGCATCCGCGAATTGCTGATCGATTTTGCAGAAAAGCAGCAGATCCCCCTGCAGGTAAATGAATTTGAAGTGCGCCAGCAAAAACAGGTGCCGGACCTCTCTTACGATGCATACATCTCAACGGGGGGCCCCGGCAGCCCGGTAGACAGTGCCGGCAGCGAATGGGAGAGAGTTTATTTCAACTGGCTGAATAGTGTGCTGGCCTGGAACAGCGTACCCGGTAACCGCAAAAAATATGTATTCCTGATCTGCCACTCCTTTCAGATAGTATGCAGGTATTTTGAACTGGGACAGGTAGTACGCCGCAAGTCTCCCGCCTTTGGTGTATTTCCCGTGCATAAAACAGCCGCAGGCCTGCATGAACCTTACTTTTCCGGGCTGAACGATCCTTTCTACATTGTGGATAGCCGCAACTGGCAGGTGATCAGTCCTGATGAAACAAAACTAAAGGCCATGGGTGCAGAAGTGCTGGCCATTGAAAAAGAAAGGCCACATGTACCGCTTGAACGGGCTATCATGGCCATCCGCTTCAATGAATACATGACCGGTACCCAATTCCATCCTGAAGCAGATGCCGTTGGCATGCGCAAATACCTGATGTCGCCCGCCAAAAAGAAAAGGGTGACGGAAGAACATGGTGCAGAGAAGTATCATAATATGCTGGAACTGCTCATGGAGCCGGATAAGATCCTGCTCACCCATGATACCCTGCTGCCTGATTTCCTGCAGGATGCACTGCAACACCTATATACTAAAACGATCTCATGA
- a CDS encoding RidA family protein, translating to MQRLNISSGAPWEAKVGYSRAVRIGNVVEVSGTVSQDGDKVIGINDPYEQTKHTLAKIEAALVKAGASLHDVIRTRIYVTDISQWEKIGRAHGEFFQAIRPATTMVEVSKLISPELLVEIEATAIVPSSKA from the coding sequence ATGCAACGTTTAAACATCAGTTCAGGAGCGCCCTGGGAAGCGAAAGTTGGTTATTCCCGCGCAGTGAGGATCGGTAATGTGGTGGAAGTATCCGGCACGGTTTCCCAGGACGGGGATAAAGTGATCGGTATCAACGATCCTTATGAACAAACAAAACATACCCTTGCTAAAATTGAAGCAGCATTGGTGAAAGCAGGCGCTTCTCTGCATGATGTGATACGTACGCGTATATACGTAACCGATATCTCTCAATGGGAAAAGATCGGGCGTGCGCATGGTGAATTTTTTCAGGCTATCAGGCCGGCCACTACGATGGTGGAAGTGAGTAAACTTATCAGTCCGGAATTACTGGTGGAGATTGAAGCTACTGCGATTGTACCTTCTTCCAAAGCATAA
- a CDS encoding rhodanese-like domain-containing protein, whose translation MQNITAEELKQRMDNGEALNIVDVREPHEHDEFNIGGILIPLGDVRAMQIDEIEDLKDKEVIVYCKSGNRSGQAAMLLETMGFSNVVNLQGGMMRWREVIK comes from the coding sequence ATGCAAAACATAACAGCAGAAGAACTGAAGCAGCGTATGGACAATGGTGAGGCGCTAAACATCGTGGACGTTCGTGAACCACATGAGCATGACGAATTCAACATCGGTGGAATTCTGATACCGCTTGGGGACGTGCGCGCGATGCAGATAGATGAAATCGAAGACCTGAAAGATAAAGAAGTGATCGTTTACTGCAAAAGCGGTAACCGCAGTGGTCAGGCAGCTATGCTGCTGGAAACAATGGGGTTCAGTAATGTGGTGAACCTGCAGGGAGGAATGATGAGATGGCGCGAAGTCATTAAATAA
- a CDS encoding PASTA domain-containing protein, which produces MKLFDKITKRSFGYNLLVIIGLIVLIGLIFFFSLGFLTRHGEVVTVPDVRGKSIKDATTSLEGLGFDVEVRDSIYIDTMPALLVYEQTPERGDVVKVGRTVYLTVNKVVPPMVPMPDLEGLTFRSAEMTLRARRLNIGDTIYKPDFATNTVLQQLLNGKPIKPGKEIPEGSNITLVLSSGTGSMENPVPEIVGLTYMEAKEVLAASNLNIGTVLIDGGVTDTLGAFVFKQSPARRNELHELNLIRAGESVDLWLSATRPVKDSTLAPVQKPAEEN; this is translated from the coding sequence ATGAAACTATTCGATAAGATAACTAAACGCTCCTTTGGCTATAACCTGCTGGTCATCATCGGGTTAATTGTGCTGATCGGCCTCATCTTCTTTTTTTCGCTCGGTTTCCTCACCCGCCATGGCGAGGTGGTGACCGTACCGGATGTAAGGGGGAAAAGCATTAAAGATGCCACCACTTCGCTGGAAGGCCTGGGATTTGATGTGGAAGTACGGGATTCCATCTATATTGATACAATGCCGGCATTGCTGGTATATGAGCAAACACCGGAACGCGGGGATGTGGTAAAAGTGGGCCGTACGGTATACCTCACTGTCAATAAAGTGGTGCCGCCCATGGTACCGATGCCTGACCTGGAAGGCCTTACCTTCCGCAGTGCAGAAATGACGCTGCGTGCCCGCCGCCTGAATATCGGGGATACGATCTATAAACCTGATTTTGCTACCAATACGGTATTACAGCAATTGCTGAACGGTAAACCCATCAAACCCGGGAAGGAGATCCCCGAGGGCAGTAATATTACCCTGGTGCTGAGCAGTGGTACGGGCAGTATGGAAAACCCTGTGCCGGAAATCGTAGGGCTTACCTATATGGAGGCAAAGGAAGTACTGGCGGCCAGCAACCTCAATATCGGTACGGTGCTGATAGACGGCGGCGTAACAGATACCCTGGGTGCTTTTGTGTTTAAGCAAAGCCCTGCCCGCAGGAATGAACTGCACGAACTGAACCTGATCCGTGCCGGTGAAAGTGTGGACCTCTGGCTCTCTGCCACCCGCCCGGTGAAAGACAGTACGCTGGCTCCGGTGCAGAAACCGGCTGAAGAAAACTAA